ATTTGTGAATACGCACCTCGTCTCGAGCCTCTTCTGGCAACAGGGGCTTGAGGCGCTCGAGCCGATCTGAAACCTGATTGTACGCAGCCACCATATCTGTATATTGGCGAAATTCCATCTGCACGCGCGCGCCCCGAGAGCTGTAGCTACGCAGGGTCTTAATACCCTTTACAGTACGCAGCGTCTCTTCCAGCGGCAGGGTAATCTGTTGCTCGGTCTCCTGCGGAGAGGCATTGCGAAACCCAATGGACACAGCCAAAAAGGGCGGCGTCAAACCATCGGGCATCATCTCGACGGGCATGCGCACATACGCCACCGCCCCCAGCACCAATAGCGCGACAAGGCACATGGTAACGGACACGGGTCGCAACACCGAAATACGCGGTAAAAGAGAAGATTTGGGATTCATGGCAAATTCAGTACTTGGTTAGCACCACCAGAATATCGCTCTTAATTATCGAAGATTTGCACAGATTTGGCAAACAGAGTTTGCGATGCCCTGTCAGTCAGTTAAAAATAATTATAGAAATTAAAACTCTCGTTGCTAATTTAAGTTGCATTCTAATATAGGGCACATAAATTATATATGAGAAGACCAACTCCCCGAAGAGAAATCGCCCCAATCTCCTCATTAACACAGGAGCATGCCATGACGGACCAGATTGCAGAATTGCGCGTATCCAACGACGCGATCAACGATTCGGAAGAGTTGCGGCGGCGCATCCGAGAAGAGGGATATATCTTCTTCCGCAAATTACAGAACCCGGACAAACTCTGGGATCTGCGGCGACAAATGCTCAACAAAATGACACCCTGGCTCGTCGAGGGAACCGATCCCATAGATGGCATTGCCGACATATCCAAACAGTGTACCGAAGGCGACCCCGAATACACCGACGTATATCACGAAGTGTACAAACTCGAAGCCTTTCACCGCATTGCCCATGAACCAGAAGTACTCGACCTGCTCGAAAAAGTGATGGATGGTCCTGTCTTCCCGCACCCGCACAAAGTCGCTCGCCTGTGGTTTCCCAAATACACGGCGCACACCACGCCGATTCACCAGGACTTTGTACACTTTCAGGGCAACTTCGACACCTACACCTGCTGGGCACCTGTTGGCGACTGCCCCATTGAACTGGGTGGCCTCGCCATATTGCCCGGCTCTCACAAAATCAATGCCGTGATGAACCACCACTTCTCCCTCGGCGCGGGCGGCCTGTGCATCAACACCGACGAATTGGAAGGTCAATGGCACAGTACAGACTACGAAATCGGCGATACCCTGATCTTCCCCGCACTCACAGTACACCAGGCTCTACCAAACCTCACCGAAGACCGCCTTCGCGTATCCCTCGACAACCGCTACCAAAAACTCGGCGATACCCTATCTGAACACATGCTCGAACCCCATCTGAACATCTTCAACAATCTCACCTGGGAAGACGTGTACAAAGACTGGGAAACCGAAGACCTCAAATATTAC
This genomic window from Gemmatimonadota bacterium contains:
- a CDS encoding phytanoyl-CoA dioxygenase family protein, whose amino-acid sequence is MTDQIAELRVSNDAINDSEELRRRIREEGYIFFRKLQNPDKLWDLRRQMLNKMTPWLVEGTDPIDGIADISKQCTEGDPEYTDVYHEVYKLEAFHRIAHEPEVLDLLEKVMDGPVFPHPHKVARLWFPKYTAHTTPIHQDFVHFQGNFDTYTCWAPVGDCPIELGGLAILPGSHKINAVMNHHFSLGAGGLCINTDELEGQWHSTDYEIGDTLIFPALTVHQALPNLTEDRLRVSLDNRYQKLGDTLSEHMLEPHLNIFNNLTWEDVYKDWETEDLKYYWQNQDNRIIPRDHSYSEKGFAEALELAKTGDKRAHLAMNRAIRRDPNSPQAKAARKALALA